In a genomic window of Lycium ferocissimum isolate CSIRO_LF1 chromosome 9, AGI_CSIRO_Lferr_CH_V1, whole genome shotgun sequence:
- the LOC132030843 gene encoding SPX domain-containing protein 1-like, protein MKFGKSLSNQIEETLPEWRDKFLSYKELKKKLKLIEPKRSVGSTNASNNNNNDNDDDVRACKRIKLDPMMTEAEVEFVNLLEDELEKFNSFFVEKEEEYIITLKELQDRVAKAKDRNDEIIKIRREIVDFHGEMVLLENYSALNYTGLVKILKKYDKRTGALLRLPFIQKVLQQPFFTTDLLYKLVKECENLIDRLFPVIDASCITEEADGNETSTSGNEGLLRAPKELTEIEYIESLYMKSTISALRALKEIRSKSSTVSAFSLPPLQISGPEDTWNKIPILEQVAK, encoded by the exons ATGAAGTTTGGGAAGAGTTTAAGCAATCAAATAGAAGAAACATTACCTGAATGGAGGGACAAGTTTTTATCATATaaggagttgaagaaaaaactCAAACTTATTGAACCAAAGAGATCAGTGGGGTCCACTAATgctagtaataataataataatgataatgatgatgatgttaggGCATGTAAGAGGATTAAATTGGACCCTATGATGACTGAAGCTGAAGTTGAGTTTGTTAATTTATTGGAAGATGAACTTGAGaaatttaattctttctttgttgagaaagaagaagaatatatCATTACATTAAAG GAGTTGCAAGATAGAGTGGCGAAGGCCAAGGATCGTAACGATGAGATCATAAAGATTCGCAGGGAGATAGTAGACTTCCACGGCGAGATGGTTTTGCTGGAAAATTACAGTGCCCTCAACTATACTG GGCTTGTGAAGATACTTAAGAAGTATGACAAAAGGACTGGTGCTCTTCTCCGCTTGCCCTTCATTCAGAAGGTCTTGCAACAGCCTTTCTTCACCACTGACTTGCTTTACAAGCTCGTGAAGGAGTGTGAGAATTTGATCGATCGTCTATTCCCTGTCATTGACGCCTCGTGTATTACTGAGGAAGCTGATGGAAATGAAACTTCGACTAGCGGCAATGAGGGTCTACTTAGAGCCCCGAAGGAGCTGACAGAGATAGAGTATATCGAAAGCTTATACATGAAGAGCACCATATCTGCTTTACGAGCTTTAAAAGAGATTCGGAGCAAGAGCTCAACGGTTAGTGCTTTCTCGTTGCCCCCATTGCAAATTAGTGGACCTGAAGATACTTGgaataaaattccaatcttagAACAAGTAGCCAAGTAG